The Longimicrobium sp. nucleotide sequence GCCTCACGTCCGTGTATCGGTGGGAAGGGCAGGTGCACGCCGATCCCGAGGTGCTGCTGCTGATCAAGACCCGCCGGGAGAACGTGGCCCGGCTCAAGGAGCGGCTGCCGGAGCTGCACCCGTACCAGGTTCCGGAGCTGGTGGTGGCCCCGGTAGAAGACGGGCTGGCGCCGTACTGCAGGTGGGTGATGGACG carries:
- the cutA gene encoding divalent-cation tolerance protein CutA, with product MSGEGAPEIVIAFSTAPDAATAERIARALVEEGLIACANLVPGLTSVYRWEGQVHADPEVLLLIKTRRENVARLKERLPELHPYQVPELVVAPVEDGLAPYCRWVMDETRP